From Mytilus edulis chromosome 8, xbMytEdul2.2, whole genome shotgun sequence, one genomic window encodes:
- the LOC139485322 gene encoding uncharacterized protein has protein sequence MYKTSVLFICCMAICYITPTKGQCSLPDTLHNQYFRSYAGVSAWPFTESTGQFFTDYVTYNGLFPATFLSDSPDRYDCKQNKGDYYLFKSENAILDQIENKHIFLCMKLTQIDTGKYALYYFRETATQPAGVTKGSVSTRTTESQDPDICDICKMHPGVPGDNDYHIIVHADDPAQIPADPPQVPIPVPKVGCGIPPECPGFYEDSRCVPIIVPTPIEIFCQFFLDNLEVPVGKKRGVPVRGDRVLKELMTRHKKKKGKKKGHYWKPKSGSGSGSHSAEENVCSCPEFDVLITACEEILGSINY, from the exons ATGTACAAGACGTCCGTCTTATTCATATGCTGTATGGCAATATGTTATATTACGCCAACAA AAGGGCAATGTTCGTTACCAGATACCTTACATAATCAGTACTTTCGAAGTTATGCTGGTGTTTCTGCTTGGCCTTTTACTGAGTCTACAGGGCAATTTTTCACTGACTACGTTACCTATAATGGGTTATTCCCAGCGACGTTTTTGTCGGACAGCCCTGATCGATATGACTGCAAACAAAATAAAGGagattattatttgtttaa ATCAGAGAATGCCATACTTGAtcagattgaaaataaacatatatttctgtGCATGAAACTAACACAAATTGATACAGGGAAATATGCTTTGTATTATTTTCGTGAAACGG ctaCTCAGCCCGCCGGTGTAACCAAAGGAAGTGTATCAACCAGAACGACGGAATCACAAGACCCTGATATATGTGATATATGCAAAATGCACCCTGGAGTTCCTGGTGATAATGATTATCATATAATTGTTC atgCAGATGACCCTGCACAAA TTCCCGCGGACCCACCCCAGGTACCTATTCCAGTCCCTAAAGTTGGGTGTGGAATACCTCCAGAGTGCCCTGGCTTTTATGAAGACTCTCGGTGTGTTCCGATAATTGTACCTACACCAATTGAGATATTCTGCCAGTTCTTCTTGGATAATTTGGAAGTACCAGTGGGAAAAAAACGAGGAGTTCCAGTACGAGGCGATCGTGTATTGAAAGAACTGATGACTAGACACAAAAAGAAAAAGGGAAAAAAGAAAGGACATTATTGGAAACCAAAATCTGGTTCTGGTTCTGGGTCTCATTCTGCTGAAGAGAATGTATGTTCATGTCCGGAATTCGATGTATTGATTACAGCGTGCGAGGAAATTCTTGGTTCCATTAATTATTAA
- the LOC139484030 gene encoding uncharacterized protein, whose product MGESWTLQKVAGLGELNVAWVDTVDAGVVDTLNIPLTSFWNNPTLLSDYGYNSLTENTLIFMVKACADSFVAMKTSTASAVSDDTYELVIGSYGGSRVVMRLNGDTKINLAKTELLSCFAFRPFWLYWTNDSCSLGKGLDVGVDELINWSWNVNTTVKDIGIMTGFGATGQWLFYYGDNNTDIRAGPLACSQQQSNAGLTTTSTNNTSASSYNGNIVRVDIRIDKTSLSSYKRSKSSAPDSRISAVCMGAVGVAVLVSVVIAIVVIDILSLKIGPTVRKHKSVND is encoded by the exons ATGGGTGAATCATGGACACTCCAGAAAGTAGCAGGACTTG gAGAATTAAATGTTGCTTGGGTTGATACAGTGGATGCTGGTGTGGTTGACACACTCAATATACCTTTGACATCTTTTTGGAATAACCCAACACTTTTATCTGACTATGGGTATAACTCTCTTACAGAAAATACACTGATATTTATGGTAAAGGCATGTGCTGATAGCTTTGTAGCCATGAAAACATCGACAGCATCGGCGGTATCCGACGACACGTACGAATTAGTAATAGGAAGCTACGGCGGCTCAAGAGTTGTTATGAGATTAAACGGCGATACCAAAATTAATTTAGCTAAAACTGAGCTGTTAAGCTGTTTTGCATTTCGACCATTCTGGTTATATTGGACAAATGACTCATGTTCACTAGGTAAAGGTTTAGATGTAGGCGTTGATGAACTTATCAATTGGTCGTGGAATGTCAACACCACCGTAAAAGACATCGGTATAATGACTGGATTTGGTGCAACTGGTCAATGGCTCTTCTACTATGGCg ATAATAACACAGACATACGAGCTGGTCCTTTGGCTTGTTCCCAGCAACAAAGTAATGCAGGATTAACTACTACAAGTACAAACAATACGAGTGCCTCCAGTTACAACGGAAACATAGTCCGTGTAGACATTCGGATTGACAAAACATCTTTATCATCGTACAAAAGAAGTAAATCTAGTGCCCCTGATTCTAGAATTTCTGCTGTTTGTATGGGTGCTGTTGGTGTGGCCGTACTAGTATCAGTTGTAATAGCTATTGTCGTTATAGACattctttctttaaaaattggTCCAACTGTTCGTAAACATAAGTCAGTTAATGATTAA